Proteins found in one Dermacentor silvarum isolate Dsil-2018 chromosome 8, BIME_Dsil_1.4, whole genome shotgun sequence genomic segment:
- the LOC119460698 gene encoding uncharacterized protein LOC119460698 isoform X6, protein MSDGRRSQVVLLDERRLDILIQPRLYACDLLDMVASHFNLKEKEYFGLAFLDETGHYHWLQLDKRVLEHDLPKKSSQGSLVLYFLVKYYVESISLLKDSATVEAFYLQCKSLIAKGALEADSETVFQLAALVLQATYGNYVDDQTTKTQLKKLPVLPTSTLKAHPSISYCEGKVIEHYQELAGRSRGSAIIAYMNLVENLPTYGIHFYEVKDKGGIPWWVGLSYKGVSQYDYNDKKTPRRFFQWKLLENLYFRDKKFSIEVHNPRRVVHALSSFNVYEDVIEAPPEGFDPLADAISDSTTQVSVSRRTFGPGNVTVVVWFAATPALTKSIWSMAIAQHQFYLDNNVGKRKIEDLSCLEKFAAELSKSSQSLSSASTGSNLSRSASCHSLPAIKIEDQTDHQKVNEEAERAKQEMLTALKARKEALEEALRKKIEELKSVCLKEGEVTGELPPEMPLEPGEPPPQVRRRVGTAFILDDQLLSNAKSKEETLSSLELEYELQNKITSAALRLASDMSADRSLRRQRKLCYQQAHEKLKQVEEKLGTLKKQKNRGTLKPVQQSDDEPSEDNISQSTVGSDTPFRGSSNTSDVSPTASPKLSSYGGLLTEKRGHLPTVSSVPADMRLSPSLASVSAPASPCKHRAAPGRTASPGAVWTGYGSGYAPSNIYQTRTAYRRQQYPTLTSSGSAGSSPVPLKSPYRDRFESGVSLEGSNLYSVPTQRTSQAFDSQDDLVTSSPTEPQDLGLVSRHNSLEGNRRHHRRVAGTSLQPVSPTKRDSATPPKSTAPVWTGPPFTPPVCPPGQCAPVQYSSGQCAPLQCAPGQCAPAQCAPGQCAPGQCAPGQCAPGQCAPGQCAPGQCAPGQCAPVQCAPGQCATVQCATVQFTPGQCAPMQCTPGHCTPMQFTPGQSAPAQCSPAHYMPGQCAPMQCPPMERVEGHPRLPPHIQQQYRTASPLQQRRTISGSLSYPESFPPPPSPIVGGNHHPGKSHSYHENMVRHIDDCGVPVFVPVDSNGRLRYQEAVHRPIEPGPVYHKPPMSPALIQHHLAHRKKLQEACGDNFPGRPLSSMSAANYPAFQRVHPDPYHSQPTSPTGYSAAHSVKLETLQEGHSGSYSNHTASVTVSSSRAFASVTQSYSTETLKHRAKDWVETSLDSPLPARKPSKQQEPPPSSPSHISVLSSGSESLPEVVQGPAVTLSRQNSCREGRVTVESPQLERDKICSPVPQPSPKTMPGVELNIVTVGHFQPYWEETKPYEISDFYKYSTKHRKPSGSQDSTRSPSQSGNSSGLVSPVQMSPLAADNLSRERDEQLPAHSSLAEHMKMVERSPPDGMAAVEEPHTSRSADSSLNLDRSSVADAFHEEMIAWYEDQDSGNKATLV, encoded by the exons ATGAGCGATGGGCGGCGAAGTCAAGTGGTCCTCCTGGATGAGCGTCGCCTCGACATTCTCATTCAG CCAAGGCTGTATGCCTGCGACCTCCTTGATATGGTGGCCTCCCACTTCAACCTCAAGGAGAAGGAGTACTTTGGCCTGGCATTTCTCGATGAAAC GGGCCATTACCATTGGCTGCAGCTCGACAAGCGGGTTCTTGAGCATGACCTGCCCAAGAAGTCATCTCAGGGTTCCTTGGTGCTCTACTTTCTGGTCAA GTACTATGTGGAAAGCATTTCTTTGCTGAAAGATAGCGCCACTGTAGAAGCATTTTATCTTCAGTGCAAATCGCTCATTGCCAAG GGTGCATTGGAAGCGGATTCCGAAACTGTGTTTCAACTTGCTGCTCTAGTCCTTCAAGCAACATATGGGAACTATGTTGA TGATCAAACCACAAAAACACAACTCAAGAAGCTTCCTGTTCTTCCTACCAGTACACTCAAAGCACATCCGTCCATCTCCTACTG TGAAGGCAAAGTCATCGAACATTATCAGGAACTGGCAGGACGCTCAAGGGGTTCAGCCATTATTGC ATACATGAACCTTGTAGAAAACCTGCCGACATACGGTATTCATTTTTATGAAGTTAAA GACAAGGGAGGCATTCCTTGGTGGGTTGGCCTCAGCTATAAAGGGGTCAGTCAATACGACTATAATGACAAGAAAACACCACGAAGG TTCTTTCAGTGGAAACTTCTGGAGAACCTTTATTTTCGGGACAAGAAATTCTCCATAGAAGTTCACAACCCCAGAAG AGTGGTCCATGCCCTGAGCAGTTTCAATGTGTACGAGGATGTGATAGAGGCACCCCCCGAAGGGTTCGATCCCTTGGCTGATGCCATTAGCGATTCCACAACCCA AGTGTCTGTAAGCAGGAGAACTTTTGGGCCTGGAAATGTGACGGTGGTTGTCTGGTTTGCGGCTACGCCTGCCCTGACCAAGAGCATTTGGTCGATGGCCATAGCCCAGCATCAGTTCTACTTGGACAACAATGTTGGCAAG AGGAAGATTGAAGACCTAAGTTGCCTGGAAAAGTTTGCTGCCGAGCTGTCCAAAAGCTCCCAGTCTTTATCATCGGCCAGCACAGGATCCAACCTGAGCAGAAGCGCGAGCTGCCATAGTCTTCCTGCCATCAAAATTGAAG ACCAGACAGACCACCAGAAGGTGAACGAAGAGGCCGAACGGGCAAAGCAGGAGATGCTGACAGCGCTGAAGGCTCGCAAGGAGGCCTTGGAGGAGGCACTGCGGAAGAAGATTGAGGAGCTGAAGTCTGTCTGCCTCAAGGAGGGTGAAGTGACAGGCGAACTGCCTCCAGAGATGCCCCTAGAGCCTGGGGAGCCTCCTCCGCAGGTGCGTCGGCGTGTCGGCACAGCCTTCATCCTTGATGACCAGCTGCTGTCCAATGCGAAGAGCAAG GAGGAGACACTAAGCTCACTGGAGCTGGAGTATGAGCTGCAGAACAAGATAACAAGTGCTGCTCTGAGGTTGGCCAGTGACATGAGTGCAGACAGGAGTCTGAGGAGACAGCGAAAGTTGTGCTATCAGCAGGCGCACGAAAAG CTCAAGCAGGTTGAAGAAAAACTGGGAACGCTAAAAAAGCAGAAGAATCGTGGTACACTCAAACCTGTGCAGCAGTCTGACGATG AACCAAGTGAGGACAACATCAGCCAAAGCACAGTGGGCAGTG aCACTCCATTTAGAGGAAGCAGCAATACATCAGATGTCAGCCCCACAGCCTCGCCGAAGCTGAGCAGCTATGGCGGCCTCTTAACAGAG AAACGTGGCCACCTTCCTACAGTCAGCTCGGTGCCCGCTGACATgcggctttcgccttcactggcCTCTGTGTCTGCACCAGCTAGCCCCTGCAAACATCGGGCGGCTCCTGGCAGGACTGCGTCCCCTGGTGCAGTCTGGACCGGCTATGGCTCTGGCTACGCCCCCAGCAACATCTACCAGACGAGAACCGCATACCGCCGCCAGCAATACCCAACGCTCACCAGCTCGGGTTCAGCAGGCTCCAGTCCAGTGCCACTCAAGTCTCCATACAGAGACAG GTTTGAGTCGGGCGTGAGCTTGGAAGGGAGCAATCTTTATAGTGTGCCAACACAAAGGACCAGCCAGGCGTTTGACAGCCAAGATGATCTCGTGACAAGCAGTCCTACAGAACCCCAGGACCTGGGGTTGGTGTCCAGGCATAATAGCCTGGAAGGCAACCGACGGCATCACCGTCGTGTTGCTGGCACTTCATTGCAGCCAGTGTCCCCCACCAAACGCGACTCAGCAACACCTCCCAAATCGACTGCTCCAGTCTGGACTGGTCCTCCGTTCACCCCTCCCGTCTGTCCACCGGGACAGTGTGCACCAGTGCAGTATTCTTCGGGGCAGTGTGCACCATTACAGTGTGCTCCAGGGCAGTGTGCTCCAGCGCAGTGCGCTCCAGGGCAGTGCGCTCCAGGGCAGTGTGCACCAGGGCAGTGTGCACCAGGGCAGTGTGCACCAGGGCAGTGTGCACCAGGGCAGTGTGCACCAGGGCAGTGTGCACCAGTACAGTGTGCTCCAGGGCAATGTGCAACAGTGCAGTGTGCAACAGTGCAGTTTACTCCTGGCCAATGTGCACCAATGCAGTGTACTCCTGGGCACTGTACACCGATGCAGTTTACTCCAGGGCAGTCTGCACCAGCTCAATGCTCTCCAGCTCACTACATGCCAGGTCAGTGTGCACCAATGCAGTGTCCACCGATGGAGAGAGTTGAAGGCCACCCCCGCCTCCCACCACACATTCAGCAGCAGTATCGCACAGCATCGCCACTGCAGCAACGGCGGACTATCTCCGGCTCACTGTCCTACCCTGAAAGCTTTCCGCCGCCACCAAGCCCCATAGTCGGTGGAAACCACCACCCCGGCAAGTCTCACTCGTACCATGAAAACATGGTGCGGCACATTGACGATTGCGGAGTGCCTGTATTTGTTCCTGTGGACAGCAATGGAAGGTTACGCTACCAAGAAGCAGTGCACCGTCCCATCGAGCCTGGTCCTGTGTACCACAAGCCACCAATGTCGCCGGCCCTCATTCAACACCACCTTGCCCACCGAAAGAAGCTGCAGGAGGCGTGCGGTGACAATTTCCCGGGCAGGCCATTGTCTAGCATGTCTGCCGCCAACTACCCAGCATTTCAGCGGGTTCATCCAGACCCTTACCACAGTCAGCCCACCAGCCCAACTGGCTATAGTGCAGCTCACAGTGTGAAGCTAGAGACGCTACAAGAGGGACACAGTGGCTCTTACAGCAACCACACTGCATCGGTGACCGTGTCTTCCTCGAGGGCATTTGCTTCCGTCACTCAGTCGTATAGTACTGAAACCCTGAAGCATCGTGCCAAGGACTGGGTGGAGACGTCTCTGGACTCCCCTCTTCCGGCAAGGAAGCCATCAAAACAACAGGAGCCACCTCCTTCATCACCTTCTCACATCTCAGTGTTGTCGTCAGGGAGCGAAAGCTTGCCTGAGGTGGTCCAGGGTCCTGCAGTCACGTTGTCCCGTCAGAACAGCTGTCGAGAGGGCAGAGTGACGGTCGAAAGCCCGCAGCTTGAAAGGGACAAGATTTGTTCTCCAGTGCCTCAGCCAAGCCCCAAGACAATGCCAGGTGTCGAGCTGAACATTGTCACTGTGGGGCACTTTCAGCCCTATTGGGAAGAGACTAAGCCTTATGAGATCTCGGACTTCTACAAGTACAGCACAAAGCATCGTAAACCGTCGGGAAGCCAAGACTCGACAAGAAGCCCGAGTCAGTCTGGCAACTCGAGTGGCCTCGTGTCTCCGGTGCAGATGTCTCCTCTTGCTGCTGATAATTTGTCCAGGGAGCGGGATGAACAGCTACCCGCTCATTCCTCACTTGCTGAACACATGAAGATGGTGGAAAGGAGTCCTCCAGATGGAATGGC TGCTGTTGAGGAACCACATACAAGCCGTAGTGCAGACAGCAGTTTGAACCTGGACAGATCATCAGTTGCAGATGCCTTCCATGAGGAAATGATTGCGTGGTATGAGGACCAAGACTCTG
- the LOC119460698 gene encoding uncharacterized protein LOC119460698 isoform X5: MRFLRRLRMSDGRRSQVVLLDERRLDILIQPRLYACDLLDMVASHFNLKEKEYFGLAFLDETGHYHWLQLDKRVLEHDLPKKSSQGSLVLYFLVKYYVESISLLKDSATVEAFYLQCKSLIAKGALEADSETVFQLAALVLQATYGNYVDDQTTKTQLKKLPVLPTSTLKAHPSISYCEGKVIEHYQELAGRSRGSAIIAYMNLVENLPTYGIHFYEVKDKGGIPWWVGLSYKGVSQYDYNDKKTPRRFFQWKLLENLYFRDKKFSIEVHNPRRVVHALSSFNVYEDVIEAPPEGFDPLADAISDSTTQVSVSRRTFGPGNVTVVVWFAATPALTKSIWSMAIAQHQFYLDNNVGKRKIEDLSCLEKFAAELSKSSQSLSSASTGSNLSRSASCHSLPAIKIEDQTDHQKVNEEAERAKQEMLTALKARKEALEEALRKKIEELKSVCLKEGEVTGELPPEMPLEPGEPPPQVRRRVGTAFILDDQLLSNAKSKEETLSSLELEYELQNKITSAALRLASDMSADRSLRRQRKLCYQQAHEKLKQVEEKLGTLKKQKNRGTLKPVQQSDDEPSEDNISQSTVGSDTPFRGSSNTSDVSPTASPKLSSYGGLLTEKRGHLPTVSSVPADMRLSPSLASVSAPASPCKHRAAPGRTASPGAVWTGYGSGYAPSNIYQTRTAYRRQQYPTLTSSGSAGSSPVPLKSPYRDRFESGVSLEGSNLYSVPTQRTSQAFDSQDDLVTSSPTEPQDLGLVSRHNSLEGNRRHHRRVAGTSLQPVSPTKRDSATPPKSTAPVWTGPPFTPPVCPPGQCAPVQYSSGQCAPLQCAPGQCAPAQCAPGQCAPGQCAPGQCAPGQCAPGQCAPGQCAPGQCAPVQCAPGQCATVQCATVQFTPGQCAPMQCTPGHCTPMQFTPGQSAPAQCSPAHYMPGQCAPMQCPPMERVEGHPRLPPHIQQQYRTASPLQQRRTISGSLSYPESFPPPPSPIVGGNHHPGKSHSYHENMVRHIDDCGVPVFVPVDSNGRLRYQEAVHRPIEPGPVYHKPPMSPALIQHHLAHRKKLQEACGDNFPGRPLSSMSAANYPAFQRVHPDPYHSQPTSPTGYSAAHSVKLETLQEGHSGSYSNHTASVTVSSSRAFASVTQSYSTETLKHRAKDWVETSLDSPLPARKPSKQQEPPPSSPSHISVLSSGSESLPEVVQGPAVTLSRQNSCREGRVTVESPQLERDKICSPVPQPSPKTMPGVELNIVTVGHFQPYWEETKPYEISDFYKYSTKHRKPSGSQDSTRSPSQSGNSSGLVSPVQMSPLAADNLSRERDEQLPAHSSLAEHMKMVERSPPDGMAAVEEPHTSRSADSSLNLDRSSVADAFHEEMIAWYEDQDSGNKATLV; this comes from the exons ATGAGCGATGGGCGGCGAAGTCAAGTGGTCCTCCTGGATGAGCGTCGCCTCGACATTCTCATTCAG CCAAGGCTGTATGCCTGCGACCTCCTTGATATGGTGGCCTCCCACTTCAACCTCAAGGAGAAGGAGTACTTTGGCCTGGCATTTCTCGATGAAAC GGGCCATTACCATTGGCTGCAGCTCGACAAGCGGGTTCTTGAGCATGACCTGCCCAAGAAGTCATCTCAGGGTTCCTTGGTGCTCTACTTTCTGGTCAA GTACTATGTGGAAAGCATTTCTTTGCTGAAAGATAGCGCCACTGTAGAAGCATTTTATCTTCAGTGCAAATCGCTCATTGCCAAG GGTGCATTGGAAGCGGATTCCGAAACTGTGTTTCAACTTGCTGCTCTAGTCCTTCAAGCAACATATGGGAACTATGTTGA TGATCAAACCACAAAAACACAACTCAAGAAGCTTCCTGTTCTTCCTACCAGTACACTCAAAGCACATCCGTCCATCTCCTACTG TGAAGGCAAAGTCATCGAACATTATCAGGAACTGGCAGGACGCTCAAGGGGTTCAGCCATTATTGC ATACATGAACCTTGTAGAAAACCTGCCGACATACGGTATTCATTTTTATGAAGTTAAA GACAAGGGAGGCATTCCTTGGTGGGTTGGCCTCAGCTATAAAGGGGTCAGTCAATACGACTATAATGACAAGAAAACACCACGAAGG TTCTTTCAGTGGAAACTTCTGGAGAACCTTTATTTTCGGGACAAGAAATTCTCCATAGAAGTTCACAACCCCAGAAG AGTGGTCCATGCCCTGAGCAGTTTCAATGTGTACGAGGATGTGATAGAGGCACCCCCCGAAGGGTTCGATCCCTTGGCTGATGCCATTAGCGATTCCACAACCCA AGTGTCTGTAAGCAGGAGAACTTTTGGGCCTGGAAATGTGACGGTGGTTGTCTGGTTTGCGGCTACGCCTGCCCTGACCAAGAGCATTTGGTCGATGGCCATAGCCCAGCATCAGTTCTACTTGGACAACAATGTTGGCAAG AGGAAGATTGAAGACCTAAGTTGCCTGGAAAAGTTTGCTGCCGAGCTGTCCAAAAGCTCCCAGTCTTTATCATCGGCCAGCACAGGATCCAACCTGAGCAGAAGCGCGAGCTGCCATAGTCTTCCTGCCATCAAAATTGAAG ACCAGACAGACCACCAGAAGGTGAACGAAGAGGCCGAACGGGCAAAGCAGGAGATGCTGACAGCGCTGAAGGCTCGCAAGGAGGCCTTGGAGGAGGCACTGCGGAAGAAGATTGAGGAGCTGAAGTCTGTCTGCCTCAAGGAGGGTGAAGTGACAGGCGAACTGCCTCCAGAGATGCCCCTAGAGCCTGGGGAGCCTCCTCCGCAGGTGCGTCGGCGTGTCGGCACAGCCTTCATCCTTGATGACCAGCTGCTGTCCAATGCGAAGAGCAAG GAGGAGACACTAAGCTCACTGGAGCTGGAGTATGAGCTGCAGAACAAGATAACAAGTGCTGCTCTGAGGTTGGCCAGTGACATGAGTGCAGACAGGAGTCTGAGGAGACAGCGAAAGTTGTGCTATCAGCAGGCGCACGAAAAG CTCAAGCAGGTTGAAGAAAAACTGGGAACGCTAAAAAAGCAGAAGAATCGTGGTACACTCAAACCTGTGCAGCAGTCTGACGATG AACCAAGTGAGGACAACATCAGCCAAAGCACAGTGGGCAGTG aCACTCCATTTAGAGGAAGCAGCAATACATCAGATGTCAGCCCCACAGCCTCGCCGAAGCTGAGCAGCTATGGCGGCCTCTTAACAGAG AAACGTGGCCACCTTCCTACAGTCAGCTCGGTGCCCGCTGACATgcggctttcgccttcactggcCTCTGTGTCTGCACCAGCTAGCCCCTGCAAACATCGGGCGGCTCCTGGCAGGACTGCGTCCCCTGGTGCAGTCTGGACCGGCTATGGCTCTGGCTACGCCCCCAGCAACATCTACCAGACGAGAACCGCATACCGCCGCCAGCAATACCCAACGCTCACCAGCTCGGGTTCAGCAGGCTCCAGTCCAGTGCCACTCAAGTCTCCATACAGAGACAG GTTTGAGTCGGGCGTGAGCTTGGAAGGGAGCAATCTTTATAGTGTGCCAACACAAAGGACCAGCCAGGCGTTTGACAGCCAAGATGATCTCGTGACAAGCAGTCCTACAGAACCCCAGGACCTGGGGTTGGTGTCCAGGCATAATAGCCTGGAAGGCAACCGACGGCATCACCGTCGTGTTGCTGGCACTTCATTGCAGCCAGTGTCCCCCACCAAACGCGACTCAGCAACACCTCCCAAATCGACTGCTCCAGTCTGGACTGGTCCTCCGTTCACCCCTCCCGTCTGTCCACCGGGACAGTGTGCACCAGTGCAGTATTCTTCGGGGCAGTGTGCACCATTACAGTGTGCTCCAGGGCAGTGTGCTCCAGCGCAGTGCGCTCCAGGGCAGTGCGCTCCAGGGCAGTGTGCACCAGGGCAGTGTGCACCAGGGCAGTGTGCACCAGGGCAGTGTGCACCAGGGCAGTGTGCACCAGGGCAGTGTGCACCAGTACAGTGTGCTCCAGGGCAATGTGCAACAGTGCAGTGTGCAACAGTGCAGTTTACTCCTGGCCAATGTGCACCAATGCAGTGTACTCCTGGGCACTGTACACCGATGCAGTTTACTCCAGGGCAGTCTGCACCAGCTCAATGCTCTCCAGCTCACTACATGCCAGGTCAGTGTGCACCAATGCAGTGTCCACCGATGGAGAGAGTTGAAGGCCACCCCCGCCTCCCACCACACATTCAGCAGCAGTATCGCACAGCATCGCCACTGCAGCAACGGCGGACTATCTCCGGCTCACTGTCCTACCCTGAAAGCTTTCCGCCGCCACCAAGCCCCATAGTCGGTGGAAACCACCACCCCGGCAAGTCTCACTCGTACCATGAAAACATGGTGCGGCACATTGACGATTGCGGAGTGCCTGTATTTGTTCCTGTGGACAGCAATGGAAGGTTACGCTACCAAGAAGCAGTGCACCGTCCCATCGAGCCTGGTCCTGTGTACCACAAGCCACCAATGTCGCCGGCCCTCATTCAACACCACCTTGCCCACCGAAAGAAGCTGCAGGAGGCGTGCGGTGACAATTTCCCGGGCAGGCCATTGTCTAGCATGTCTGCCGCCAACTACCCAGCATTTCAGCGGGTTCATCCAGACCCTTACCACAGTCAGCCCACCAGCCCAACTGGCTATAGTGCAGCTCACAGTGTGAAGCTAGAGACGCTACAAGAGGGACACAGTGGCTCTTACAGCAACCACACTGCATCGGTGACCGTGTCTTCCTCGAGGGCATTTGCTTCCGTCACTCAGTCGTATAGTACTGAAACCCTGAAGCATCGTGCCAAGGACTGGGTGGAGACGTCTCTGGACTCCCCTCTTCCGGCAAGGAAGCCATCAAAACAACAGGAGCCACCTCCTTCATCACCTTCTCACATCTCAGTGTTGTCGTCAGGGAGCGAAAGCTTGCCTGAGGTGGTCCAGGGTCCTGCAGTCACGTTGTCCCGTCAGAACAGCTGTCGAGAGGGCAGAGTGACGGTCGAAAGCCCGCAGCTTGAAAGGGACAAGATTTGTTCTCCAGTGCCTCAGCCAAGCCCCAAGACAATGCCAGGTGTCGAGCTGAACATTGTCACTGTGGGGCACTTTCAGCCCTATTGGGAAGAGACTAAGCCTTATGAGATCTCGGACTTCTACAAGTACAGCACAAAGCATCGTAAACCGTCGGGAAGCCAAGACTCGACAAGAAGCCCGAGTCAGTCTGGCAACTCGAGTGGCCTCGTGTCTCCGGTGCAGATGTCTCCTCTTGCTGCTGATAATTTGTCCAGGGAGCGGGATGAACAGCTACCCGCTCATTCCTCACTTGCTGAACACATGAAGATGGTGGAAAGGAGTCCTCCAGATGGAATGGC TGCTGTTGAGGAACCACATACAAGCCGTAGTGCAGACAGCAGTTTGAACCTGGACAGATCATCAGTTGCAGATGCCTTCCATGAGGAAATGATTGCGTGGTATGAGGACCAAGACTCTG